In Polaribacter pacificus, the genomic window GGCATCAAAATAATCTCACTTCCTGTGCTTTCATCTCGATAAGAAATAATCTCTTTAACCACATACTCTTCTACTTCTGCGGATTGTTCTTGTAAACCCGCACTCTCTAATGCTTCTACAAAAAACTTCGATGAACCATCCATAATTGGAGGCTCTGATGCATCTATTTCTATAATTAAGTTGTCAATTCCCAAACCAACTGCAGCAGCTAATACATGCTCAGAAGTTTGAATTTGAACACCATTTTTCTCTAAATTAGTTCCTCTTTGCGTATTGACAACGTACTCTGCACTTGCTGCAATTACTGGATGACCTTCTAAATCTACTCTAATAAAGGCATAACCATAGTTCTCGGGAGCAGGTTTAAATGTCATATTAACCGTATTTCCTGTATGAAGACCAACACCGGATAGACTTACCTCGCTAAGAATTGTTTTTTGTTTCGTACTCATATTATTTTTTTTGAGTTTTTAACTCTTTCTCTAAATTATTGACTTTAGTTACCAACTGCGGCAATTTTCTAAAGTATATATATGATTTATTAAAATCATTATAGCTAAAGGCTGGAGTTCCTTGAATCACTTCATTATCAGGAACACTTTTTGTAATTCCAGACTGCGCTTGAACCTTTACATTATTTCCGATGGTGATATGACCTACCACACCTACTTGACCTCCTATCATACAATTGCTTCCAATCTTTGTTGAGCCTGCAACACCTGTTTGCGCAGCAATCACAGTATTGTTTCCTATCTCTACATTATGTGCAATCTGTATTTGATTGTCTAGTTTAACTCCTTTTCTAATGATGGTTGATCCCATGGTAGCTCTATCTATAGTAGTACCTGCTCCAACATCTACATGATCTTCAATGATCACATTCCCTATTTGAGGAATTTTATCAAAAGAACCAGAGTTGTTTGGTGCAAAACCAAAACCATCTGAACCTATAATCACTCCTGCATGGAACACACAGTAATTGCCTATTTGGGTTTCAGAGTAAATTTTAACACCTGGGTACAAGGTACAATAATCACCAATAACAACATTATCTCCAATAGTTACATTGGGATGTATCTTTACATGATTTCCAATGATAACATTTTCACCAACATGCGAAAAAGCACCGATATACTCATCTGAGCCTATCTGTGCAGTTTTAGAAAAATAATAAGGTTCTTCTCTTCCTGTTTTAGTATTCTTTACTTCATTGTAAAAACCCAACAATTTGGAAAATGCATTGTAGGCATCTTCTACTTGTATTAATGTGGTTGTGATTTCTTTCTCAGGCACAAAAGATCTATTTACGATAGTAATAGAGGCATTTGTGGTGTATAAAAATGAATTGTATTTGGGATTGGATAAAAAAGTTAGACTTCCTTTGATACCTTCTTCAATTTTTGAGAGGGTTGAAACTTCTTCGTCAGGATTCCCAACGATATCACCTTCTATAAGATCCGCTATTTGTTGTGCTGTAAATTTCATTAACTGCAAAAGTATAAAAAAAACTTATGAATCCTTTAAAAACATTTTCTTTGGATAACAGATGTAGTGTTTTACTACAGCTTTTGTGAGTGCTTGTAGATTAAGTTGATCTGATGCCAAAGCGATGTCTTCTGTCTTTCCTTTTCCGTACACAATTTTTATGGGGCGTTTTGTGTTGTATGCGAGATTACTAACAGAGTTTTCAAAAATAAAATAGTTTAACTCCTCTTCTGTAAAATCACTCTGCTCTATAAAATCATTTTTAATTTTCTTGAGATCTTTTGGATTAAAAGGATTATTCTGCATTTTTATTTTCAACAAATTACGATCCATTATCATTTGTGACAATTTAGAAAGAACAGGATCTGGATGCAGTGTCCATTCTTTTATTGCTGATAACACATCATAATCATCAAGCTTAGAAAACATAAGTAATGTGTGATCATCAAAGTTTTGGGCGGAGATTTGATGGTATAAAAAATATTGTAAAGTTTTGGTTGCTGGTAAATCGATTTGCTGACTTGCTAAATATTTAGCGCGTTTTAAAATATTGACCAACATATTTTCTGCAACCAAGCCTGTTTTGTGTAGATATACTTGCCAATACATCAATCTACGTGCAATTAAAAAATTCTCTACAGAATAGATTCCTTTCTTTTCGATAACAAGCTCATCATCCTGTACATGCATCATAGCTATTAATCGATCTGAGCTAATGTTTCCTTCGGCAACACCTGTAAAAAAGCTATCTCTCTTTAAATAATCAAGTCGATCAATATCTAGTTGACTTGAGATTAATTGATTAAAAAAACCTCTGTCGTATTTACCTTCAAAAATCTGTATTGCAAGTGTTAGCTGTCCGTCAAAAGTCTTATTAAGAGCTTTCATAAACTTTAAAGAAATCTCCTCATGAGTAATTCCATTAACAATACTGTTTTCTAGAGCGTGTGAAAAAGCTCCGTGACCAATATCGTGTAACAAAATTGCAATATACAATGCGTTGGCCTCTTCATCAGAGATGTCAACTCCTTTAAAGCGTAGTACTCTAACGGCTTTTTGCATCAAATGCATACAGCCAATTGCATGGTGGAATCGAGTGTGATGAGCACCTGGATAGACCAAGCTAGAAAAACCCATTTGCGTAACTCTGCGGAGTCTCTGAAAATAGGGATGTTCTATAATGTCAAAAATTAGACTGTTTGGAATGCTTATAAATCCGTAAATAGGATCGTTTAGTATTTTTAATTTATTGGTGCGTGTAGTATTCAAAAGTAGCTTGTTTAAAACAATACAAATATACTATAGTTCTAAGGATGACTATAACATCTGAACTTAAAAGTACATGCTTTCTTTTAATTAACGAAATTTTATTAATAAATTAGGGGGTATCAGTCGGTTTTGGATTATTTTAGCAAGTATACTTTTAAACTTTTTAATGAAAAAAATAGAGATTTTATGGGTTGATGATGAGATAGATCTACTAAAAGCTCATGTGCTTTTTTTAGAGCAAAAAAATTATCATACAACCACCTGTACCAATGGTATTGATGCTATTGATTTGGTTTCAAAAAACAATTTTGACATTGTCTTTCTTGATGAGCATATGCCTGGTATGACTGGCTTGGAAACCCTTACAGAAATAAAACAGCTTCAGCCTAACCTTCCTGTCATCATGATCACAAAAAGTGAAGAAGAAGCTATTATGGAAGAAGCCATCGGCTCTAAAATTGCCGACTATTTAATAAAACCTGTTAATCCGCATCAAATTTTATTAAGTCTTAAAAAAAACTTAGACCATTCAAAATTAGTGAGTGTCAAAACCACATCGACCTATCAGCAAGAATTTAGAAAAATCAGCATGGATTTGGCTCTGGTTAATAGCTATCAAGGCTGGATAGATGTTTATAAAAAGCTTACTCATTGGGAGCTATTGTTAGAGCAGATTGATGATAGTGCTATGTTAGGAATTCTTGAGGGTCAGAAAGCAGAAGCAAACAATCTGTTTTTTAAATTTATAAAACAAAATTATGCTGATTTTCTAACAGATAAAGAAGGTCCTGTATTTTCACATCA contains:
- the lpxD gene encoding UDP-3-O-(3-hydroxymyristoyl)glucosamine N-acyltransferase; the protein is MKFTAQQIADLIEGDIVGNPDEEVSTLSKIEEGIKGSLTFLSNPKYNSFLYTTNASITIVNRSFVPEKEITTTLIQVEDAYNAFSKLLGFYNEVKNTKTGREEPYYFSKTAQIGSDEYIGAFSHVGENVIIGNHVKIHPNVTIGDNVVIGDYCTLYPGVKIYSETQIGNYCVFHAGVIIGSDGFGFAPNNSGSFDKIPQIGNVIIEDHVDVGAGTTIDRATMGSTIIRKGVKLDNQIQIAHNVEIGNNTVIAAQTGVAGSTKIGSNCMIGGQVGVVGHITIGNNVKVQAQSGITKSVPDNEVIQGTPAFSYNDFNKSYIYFRKLPQLVTKVNNLEKELKTQKK
- a CDS encoding HD domain-containing protein — translated: MNTTRTNKLKILNDPIYGFISIPNSLIFDIIEHPYFQRLRRVTQMGFSSLVYPGAHHTRFHHAIGCMHLMQKAVRVLRFKGVDISDEEANALYIAILLHDIGHGAFSHALENSIVNGITHEEISLKFMKALNKTFDGQLTLAIQIFEGKYDRGFFNQLISSQLDIDRLDYLKRDSFFTGVAEGNISSDRLIAMMHVQDDELVIEKKGIYSVENFLIARRLMYWQVYLHKTGLVAENMLVNILKRAKYLASQQIDLPATKTLQYFLYHQISAQNFDDHTLLMFSKLDDYDVLSAIKEWTLHPDPVLSKLSQMIMDRNLLKIKMQNNPFNPKDLKKIKNDFIEQSDFTEEELNYFIFENSVSNLAYNTKRPIKIVYGKGKTEDIALASDQLNLQALTKAVVKHYICYPKKMFLKDS